TGAAAAGTAGTTATAAGTTTTTCCTGAGCATGATGGCGCTTTTTATCCTCATGTTCCTGCTTCAGATGCAACTGCCCAAGAAGTTTGTGTGGAATCCTACCTTCTATCATGCCGACCGCCAGCCTTTCGGCTGCTACGTGTTCGATAGCATCATGCGCCAAAGCTTGCCTCAAGGTTATCAGGTTACCGCCAAAACCTTCAGGCAGCTTGATGAGGAAAACAGAAACCGGAAGATAGCCGTGGTGGTGCTGGATAATTCCCTGAGACTGAAGAAGGTGGATGTAGGTCACCTCCGGAAGATAGCCCAGCGTGGCGGAAAAGTGATGGTTGCCTATCATTGGGGAGGTTCAGATGAACTGGATAGCAGTTTTCATGTCGATATGTCGAGCGGGGCGTTTTATCTGGATAATATCATGCGAAGGATGGCGAGTCAGCAGGATGTGTATGATACCCTTACCTGGTGTGGCTATCCGTTGGCTTATCCCCAGCGGGAATATCGGTTGATAGACCAGCTGATAAGCGGCTCGATTTCTCTCGATTCAGCCAGCAAAGCCACGGTGCTGGCTTACAGTCTTCAGGCTAATCGCAAGTTTCCGTCAGCAGTTTCCTTGCCTTGCGGTAAGGGCGAGGTTATCTTTGTGGCCACTCCGTTGCTCTTTACCAATATGGGTGTGTTGGATGATGTTTCTTCGCAGTATGTCTTCCGAATCATGTCGCAGATGGCCGATTTGCCGGTTTACCGCACGGAAGCATATCTGGAATCGAAGGTGAAGCTCGAAGCAGAACAGTCGCCGCTCCGCGAGTTGCTGAAGCGCCCTCCTTTGCGGTGGGCAGTCTATCTCGTGATGCTGGGCGTAGTGCTCTTCATGATATTCACAGCCCGCCGGCGCCAGCGGGTTATCCCGATAGTGGAAAAGCCGAAGAACAGGTCGCTGGAGTTTATCCAGCTCATCGGTACGCTCTATTATCAGCGTCACGACCATGCCGATCTGGTGCGGAAGAAATTCAGGTTCTTTGCCGAAGAGGTAAGAAGGAATGCGGGCATTGATATCGGCGATGTGAACCAGGGAGATGCCGATTGCCGAGCCTTGGCAGAGATAACAGGCATGGATGTGAAAAAAATCAAGGAAACCATCCGAGAGATTCGGCTGGTGATACATTCAGATTTGAATATCCCAGCCAGGCAAATGAGGAAACTCATCGACGAGATGAATCGCATACTTGAGAATATTCAGTAAAATATAATAGGTGAAATATCGGTACATGATAGTATGCGGATATTCAATACATGATAGTATGCAAATATTCAATATAATATAGTAATGGAAATGGAAGAACAAAGATTAGACTTAACTCTTTTCTCAGAAAAGATAGAACGCCTTCGACAGGAGATAGCGAAGGTGATAGTGGGGCAGGATGAAGCCATCGAACTGGTGCTTACTTCTATCCTTGCCAATGGACACGTGCTTATCGAAGGAGTGCCGGGAGTGGCAAAGACCCTTTTGGCCCGGTTGATAGCCCGATTGGTAGATGCCGGGTTCAGCCGGGTGCAGTTTACCCCCGACTTGATGCCTAGCGATTTGCTAGGTATCAACATCTTCAATGTCAAGACCCAGGAGTTTGAGTTCCATCAGGGCCCCATCTTCTCCGACATTGTTCTGGTAGATGAAATCAACCGTGCACCCGCCAAGACGCAGGCGGCACTCTTCGAGGTGATGGAAGAGCGACAGGTGAGCATCGATGGCGTTACCCATAAGATGGGCGATTTCTATACCATCCTTGCCACCCAGAACCCCGTGGAGCAGGAAGGAACCTATCGCCTGCCCGAGGCTCAGCTCGACCGTTTCCTAATGAAGATAACGATGGGCTATCCTTCGCTGGATGATGAACTGGAGATTCTGAAGCGCCATCAGGAGCATAGCAATCTGGTGAAGCTTGCCGATATTCAGCCCGTTCTGAGCAAGGCAGAACTCCTGCAGTTGCGTAGCTATATAAATAAGGTGGTCATCGACGAGAGCCTGCTTTGCTATATAGCCCAGATAGTTCAGCAAACCCGCAGTACCCGTGCCGTTTATCTGGGAGCATCGCCCCGAGCTTCTGTGGCAATGCTCCAGGCTAGCAAGGCATACGCCCTGCTGCAAGGTCGCGATTTCGTAACGCCCGAAGATATCAAGCAGGTTACTCCATCCATTCTCCAGCACCGCCTGGTGCTCACCGCCGAGGCAGAGATGGAAGGATACACCGCCTATAAAGTGGCGCAGCGACTCATCGACAAAGTTGAAGTT
The Segatella copri DNA segment above includes these coding regions:
- a CDS encoding DUF4350 domain-containing protein; protein product: MMKSSYKFFLSMMALFILMFLLQMQLPKKFVWNPTFYHADRQPFGCYVFDSIMRQSLPQGYQVTAKTFRQLDEENRNRKIAVVVLDNSLRLKKVDVGHLRKIAQRGGKVMVAYHWGGSDELDSSFHVDMSSGAFYLDNIMRRMASQQDVYDTLTWCGYPLAYPQREYRLIDQLISGSISLDSASKATVLAYSLQANRKFPSAVSLPCGKGEVIFVATPLLFTNMGVLDDVSSQYVFRIMSQMADLPVYRTEAYLESKVKLEAEQSPLRELLKRPPLRWAVYLVMLGVVLFMIFTARRRQRVIPIVEKPKNRSLEFIQLIGTLYYQRHDHADLVRKKFRFFAEEVRRNAGIDIGDVNQGDADCRALAEITGMDVKKIKETIREIRLVIHSDLNIPARQMRKLIDEMNRILENIQ
- a CDS encoding AAA family ATPase, which codes for MEMEEQRLDLTLFSEKIERLRQEIAKVIVGQDEAIELVLTSILANGHVLIEGVPGVAKTLLARLIARLVDAGFSRVQFTPDLMPSDLLGINIFNVKTQEFEFHQGPIFSDIVLVDEINRAPAKTQAALFEVMEERQVSIDGVTHKMGDFYTILATQNPVEQEGTYRLPEAQLDRFLMKITMGYPSLDDELEILKRHQEHSNLVKLADIQPVLSKAELLQLRSYINKVVIDESLLCYIAQIVQQTRSTRAVYLGASPRASVAMLQASKAYALLQGRDFVTPEDIKQVTPSILQHRLVLTAEAEMEGYTAYKVAQRLIDKVEVPK